From Phyllopteryx taeniolatus isolate TA_2022b chromosome 18, UOR_Ptae_1.2, whole genome shotgun sequence, the proteins below share one genomic window:
- the slc25a47a gene encoding solute carrier family 25 member 47-A isoform X3 encodes MHVADFVSGSLAGACGMIVGYPLDTVKVRIQTQRQFTGIWQCIAATFSKEGAHGFFKGMSLPMATISVTSSVAFGTYRNCLQCLKQARGAAHSPGTKPEIFLSGLVGGIMQMLLVAPGDIVKVRLQCQTESVRRGTKPKYRGPLHCLLSILKEEGLRGLYRGAMPLALRDGPGFAIYFLTYNTVCERLTESGKEKPAWSAVMLAGGFAGMMAWSMSTPMDVIKARLQVDGIRGMRRYRGLVHCIEETVRSEGRARRHRTPSGGLGIRARILLTV; translated from the exons ATGCACGTCGCCGATTTCGTGTCCGGCTCGTTGGCAG GGGCCTGTGGCATGATTGTGGGATACCCTCTGGACACTGTCAAG GTCCGGATACAAACCCAAAGACAGTTCACGGGAATATGGCAGTGTATCGCCGCCACGTTTTCCAAAGAAGGG GCGCACGGCTTCTTCAAAGGCATGTCGCTGCCGATGGCGACCATCTCCGTCACGTCCTCGGTGGCGTTCGGCACCTACAGGAACTGTCTGCAGTGTCTGAAGCAGGCGCGAGGGGCCGCCCACAGCCCCGGCACCAAGCCGGAGATCTTCCTGTCGGGGTTGGTGGGCGGAATAATGCAG ATGTTGCTGGTCGCGCCCGGTGACATCGTCAAAGTGCGCCTCCAGTGCCAGACGGAGTCCGTGCGGCGAGGGACCAAGCCCAAGTACCGCGGCCCGCTCCACTGTCTGCTGAGCATCCTCAAAGAGGAGGGACTGCGGGGGCTCTACCGGGGGGCTATGCCGCTGGCGCTCAGGGACGGCCCCGGGTTCGCCATCTACTTTCTGACCTACAACACCGTTTGCGAACGGCTGACGGAGAGCGGAAAAGAGAAGCCAG CCTGGAGCGCAGTGATGTTGGCCGGTGGCTTTGCGGGAATGATGGCGTGGTCCATGAGCACACCTATGGACGTGATCAAGGCACGCCTGCAGGTGGATGGCATCCGGGGGATGCGGCGCTACAGGGGGCTTGTCCACTGCATTGAGGAAACGGTGCGCAGCGAGG GCCGCGCCCGACGGCACCGCACCCCCTCCGGTGGGCTTGGAATAAGAGCACGCATCCTCTTGACTGTTTAA
- the slc25a47a gene encoding solute carrier family 25 member 47-A isoform X1 produces the protein MHVADFVSGSLAGACGMIVGYPLDTVKVRIQTQRQFTGIWQCIAATFSKEGAHGFFKGMSLPMATISVTSSVAFGTYRNCLQCLKQARGAAHSPGTKPEIFLSGLVGGIMQMLLVAPGDIVKVRLQCQTESVRRGTKPKYRGPLHCLLSILKEEGLRGLYRGAMPLALRDGPGFAIYFLTYNTVCERLTESGKEKPAWSAVMLAGGFAGMMAWSMSTPMDVIKARLQVDGIRGMRRYRGLVHCIEETVRSEGVGLFFRSMGINCLRAFPVNMVVFVTYEVFTGLLQAAPDGTAPPPVGLE, from the exons ATGCACGTCGCCGATTTCGTGTCCGGCTCGTTGGCAG GGGCCTGTGGCATGATTGTGGGATACCCTCTGGACACTGTCAAG GTCCGGATACAAACCCAAAGACAGTTCACGGGAATATGGCAGTGTATCGCCGCCACGTTTTCCAAAGAAGGG GCGCACGGCTTCTTCAAAGGCATGTCGCTGCCGATGGCGACCATCTCCGTCACGTCCTCGGTGGCGTTCGGCACCTACAGGAACTGTCTGCAGTGTCTGAAGCAGGCGCGAGGGGCCGCCCACAGCCCCGGCACCAAGCCGGAGATCTTCCTGTCGGGGTTGGTGGGCGGAATAATGCAG ATGTTGCTGGTCGCGCCCGGTGACATCGTCAAAGTGCGCCTCCAGTGCCAGACGGAGTCCGTGCGGCGAGGGACCAAGCCCAAGTACCGCGGCCCGCTCCACTGTCTGCTGAGCATCCTCAAAGAGGAGGGACTGCGGGGGCTCTACCGGGGGGCTATGCCGCTGGCGCTCAGGGACGGCCCCGGGTTCGCCATCTACTTTCTGACCTACAACACCGTTTGCGAACGGCTGACGGAGAGCGGAAAAGAGAAGCCAG CCTGGAGCGCAGTGATGTTGGCCGGTGGCTTTGCGGGAATGATGGCGTGGTCCATGAGCACACCTATGGACGTGATCAAGGCACGCCTGCAGGTGGATGGCATCCGGGGGATGCGGCGCTACAGGGGGCTTGTCCACTGCATTGAGGAAACGGTGCGCAGCGAGGGTGTGGGCCTCTTCTTCCGGAGCATGGGCATCAACTGCCTACGCGCCTTCCCCGTCAACATGGTGGTGTTTGTCACTTACGAGGTTTTTACCGGCCTCCTGCAGGCCGCGCCCGACGGCACCGCACCCCCTCCGGTGGGCTTGGAATAA
- the slc25a47a gene encoding solute carrier family 25 member 47-A isoform X2: MIVGYPLDTVKVRIQTQRQFTGIWQCIAATFSKEGAHGFFKGMSLPMATISVTSSVAFGTYRNCLQCLKQARGAAHSPGTKPEIFLSGLVGGIMQMLLVAPGDIVKVRLQCQTESVRRGTKPKYRGPLHCLLSILKEEGLRGLYRGAMPLALRDGPGFAIYFLTYNTVCERLTESGKEKPAWSAVMLAGGFAGMMAWSMSTPMDVIKARLQVDGIRGMRRYRGLVHCIEETVRSEGVGLFFRSMGINCLRAFPVNMVVFVTYEVFTGLLQAAPDGTAPPPVGLE; the protein is encoded by the exons ATGATTGTGGGATACCCTCTGGACACTGTCAAG GTCCGGATACAAACCCAAAGACAGTTCACGGGAATATGGCAGTGTATCGCCGCCACGTTTTCCAAAGAAGGG GCGCACGGCTTCTTCAAAGGCATGTCGCTGCCGATGGCGACCATCTCCGTCACGTCCTCGGTGGCGTTCGGCACCTACAGGAACTGTCTGCAGTGTCTGAAGCAGGCGCGAGGGGCCGCCCACAGCCCCGGCACCAAGCCGGAGATCTTCCTGTCGGGGTTGGTGGGCGGAATAATGCAG ATGTTGCTGGTCGCGCCCGGTGACATCGTCAAAGTGCGCCTCCAGTGCCAGACGGAGTCCGTGCGGCGAGGGACCAAGCCCAAGTACCGCGGCCCGCTCCACTGTCTGCTGAGCATCCTCAAAGAGGAGGGACTGCGGGGGCTCTACCGGGGGGCTATGCCGCTGGCGCTCAGGGACGGCCCCGGGTTCGCCATCTACTTTCTGACCTACAACACCGTTTGCGAACGGCTGACGGAGAGCGGAAAAGAGAAGCCAG CCTGGAGCGCAGTGATGTTGGCCGGTGGCTTTGCGGGAATGATGGCGTGGTCCATGAGCACACCTATGGACGTGATCAAGGCACGCCTGCAGGTGGATGGCATCCGGGGGATGCGGCGCTACAGGGGGCTTGTCCACTGCATTGAGGAAACGGTGCGCAGCGAGGGTGTGGGCCTCTTCTTCCGGAGCATGGGCATCAACTGCCTACGCGCCTTCCCCGTCAACATGGTGGTGTTTGTCACTTACGAGGTTTTTACCGGCCTCCTGCAGGCCGCGCCCGACGGCACCGCACCCCCTCCGGTGGGCTTGGAATAA
- the slc25a47a gene encoding solute carrier family 25 member 47-A isoform X4, whose protein sequence is MHVADFVSGSLAGACGMIVGYPLDTVKVRIQTQRQFTGIWQCIAATFSKEGAHGFFKGMSLPMATISVTSSVAFGTYRNCLQCLKQARGAAHSPGTKPEIFLSGLVGGIMQMLLVAPGDIVKVRLQCQTESVRRGTKPKYRGPLHCLLSILKEEGLRGLYRGAMPLALRDGPGFAIYFLTYNTVCERLTESGKEKPAWSAVMLAGGFAGMMAWSMSTPMDVIKARLQVDGIRGMRRYRGLVHCIEETAAPDGTAPPPVGLE, encoded by the exons ATGCACGTCGCCGATTTCGTGTCCGGCTCGTTGGCAG GGGCCTGTGGCATGATTGTGGGATACCCTCTGGACACTGTCAAG GTCCGGATACAAACCCAAAGACAGTTCACGGGAATATGGCAGTGTATCGCCGCCACGTTTTCCAAAGAAGGG GCGCACGGCTTCTTCAAAGGCATGTCGCTGCCGATGGCGACCATCTCCGTCACGTCCTCGGTGGCGTTCGGCACCTACAGGAACTGTCTGCAGTGTCTGAAGCAGGCGCGAGGGGCCGCCCACAGCCCCGGCACCAAGCCGGAGATCTTCCTGTCGGGGTTGGTGGGCGGAATAATGCAG ATGTTGCTGGTCGCGCCCGGTGACATCGTCAAAGTGCGCCTCCAGTGCCAGACGGAGTCCGTGCGGCGAGGGACCAAGCCCAAGTACCGCGGCCCGCTCCACTGTCTGCTGAGCATCCTCAAAGAGGAGGGACTGCGGGGGCTCTACCGGGGGGCTATGCCGCTGGCGCTCAGGGACGGCCCCGGGTTCGCCATCTACTTTCTGACCTACAACACCGTTTGCGAACGGCTGACGGAGAGCGGAAAAGAGAAGCCAG CCTGGAGCGCAGTGATGTTGGCCGGTGGCTTTGCGGGAATGATGGCGTGGTCCATGAGCACACCTATGGACGTGATCAAGGCACGCCTGCAGGTGGATGGCATCCGGGGGATGCGGCGCTACAGGGGGCTTGTCCACTGCATTGAGGAAACG GCCGCGCCCGACGGCACCGCACCCCCTCCGGTGGGCTTGGAATAA
- the LOC133467997 gene encoding mitochondrial basic amino acids transporter-like isoform X1 gives MDFVAGCIGGAAGVLVGHPFDTVKVRLQVQNVNKPLYRGTFHCFQSIIRQESMFGLYKGIGSPMMGLTFINAIVFGVQGNAMRMLGRDTPTNQFLAGAAAGAIQCVICCPMELAKTRMQMQGTGEKKSSRKMYKNSVDCLVRIYRREGVWGINRGMVTTFIRETPGFGFYFLAYDVLTRQLGCEPEDRYMIPKLLFAGGMAGIASWLSTYPVDVIKSRLQADGVGGVRQYSGIADCVRQSVRNEGYMVFTRGLTSTLLRAFPVNAATFATVTLVLMYARGPEVGGVDCEAAPQTQTSGL, from the exons ATGGACTTCGTGGCTGGCTGCATCGGCG GTGCTGCTGGAGTTTTAGTTGGTCACCCATTCGACACAGTGAAG GTTAGACTGCAGGTCCAGAATGTGAATAAGCCGCTTTACCGCGGCACCTTTCACTGTTTCCAATCCATCATACGCCAGGAGTCG ATGTTTGGTTTGTACAAAGGAATCGGCTCCCCCATGATGGGCCTCACCTTCATCAACGCCATCGTGTTCGGCGTGCAGGGCAACGCCATGCGCATGCTGGGCCGCGACACGCCCACCAACCAGTTCTTGGCGGGCGCGGCGGCGGGCGCCATCCAGTGCGTCATCTGCTGCCCGATGGAGCTGGCCAAGACGCGCATGCAGATGCAGGGCACGGGCGAGAAGAAGTCCTCCCGGAAGATGTACAAAAACTCGGTGGACTGCCTGGTGCGCATCTACCGCCGCGAGGGCGTGTGGGGCATCAACAGGGGCATGGTGACCACCTTCATCCGCGAGACGCCCGGTTTCGGCTTCTACTTCCTGGCGTACGACGTGCTGACGCGCCAGCTGGGCTGCGAGCCCGAAGACCGTTACATGATCCCCAAGCTGCTGTTCGCCGGCGGCATGGCGGGCATCGCCTCGTGGCTCTCCACCTACCCGGTGGATGTGATCAAGTCGCGGCTGCAGGCGGACGGCGTGGGCGGCGTCCGCCAGTACAGCGGCATCGCCGATTGCGTGCGACAGAGCGTGCGCAACGAGGGCTACATGGTCTTCACGCGGGGGCTGACCTCCACGCTGCTGCGCGCTTTCCCCGTCAACGCCGCCACCTTCGCCACCGTCACGTTGGTGCTCATGTACGCGCGCGGGCCCGAAGTGGGCGGCGTCGACTGCGAGGCGGCGCCCCAAACCCAGACCTCCGGCCTGTGA
- the LOC133467997 gene encoding mitochondrial basic amino acids transporter-like isoform X2 has protein sequence MFGLYKGIGSPMMGLTFINAIVFGVQGNAMRMLGRDTPTNQFLAGAAAGAIQCVICCPMELAKTRMQMQGTGEKKSSRKMYKNSVDCLVRIYRREGVWGINRGMVTTFIRETPGFGFYFLAYDVLTRQLGCEPEDRYMIPKLLFAGGMAGIASWLSTYPVDVIKSRLQADGVGGVRQYSGIADCVRQSVRNEGYMVFTRGLTSTLLRAFPVNAATFATVTLVLMYARGPEVGGVDCEAAPQTQTSGL, from the coding sequence ATGTTTGGTTTGTACAAAGGAATCGGCTCCCCCATGATGGGCCTCACCTTCATCAACGCCATCGTGTTCGGCGTGCAGGGCAACGCCATGCGCATGCTGGGCCGCGACACGCCCACCAACCAGTTCTTGGCGGGCGCGGCGGCGGGCGCCATCCAGTGCGTCATCTGCTGCCCGATGGAGCTGGCCAAGACGCGCATGCAGATGCAGGGCACGGGCGAGAAGAAGTCCTCCCGGAAGATGTACAAAAACTCGGTGGACTGCCTGGTGCGCATCTACCGCCGCGAGGGCGTGTGGGGCATCAACAGGGGCATGGTGACCACCTTCATCCGCGAGACGCCCGGTTTCGGCTTCTACTTCCTGGCGTACGACGTGCTGACGCGCCAGCTGGGCTGCGAGCCCGAAGACCGTTACATGATCCCCAAGCTGCTGTTCGCCGGCGGCATGGCGGGCATCGCCTCGTGGCTCTCCACCTACCCGGTGGATGTGATCAAGTCGCGGCTGCAGGCGGACGGCGTGGGCGGCGTCCGCCAGTACAGCGGCATCGCCGATTGCGTGCGACAGAGCGTGCGCAACGAGGGCTACATGGTCTTCACGCGGGGGCTGACCTCCACGCTGCTGCGCGCTTTCCCCGTCAACGCCGCCACCTTCGCCACCGTCACGTTGGTGCTCATGTACGCGCGCGGGCCCGAAGTGGGCGGCGTCGACTGCGAGGCGGCGCCCCAAACCCAGACCTCCGGCCTGTGA
- the LOC133467995 gene encoding uncharacterized protein LOC133467995, whose product MTLERALRMLKRFAMRLLLVLPLVVAGINGDSDTLGVELTFSCANSLCYHIWRFAERKVSIDVAITSKAEMVAGVDDQDAKCTEKLRQAEENGLHYCKITDDAFTPQNNFPELKVAPGDAMSFQCILLSPLTRGHCSKPRQLEALLTWVDRAGLEVRDNSSHRVRRKSPCDVTLTVTLQASGREAFRCRARVGANTWTSVEMRVQVPAFKGKGRGGFKLEEVEPHGDRRFQVGVVAAVLACAALTALAAMFVVVRRRKASNRPEASCPIANINHVPDDVVYADVVLPVAAETVSFSQGEDTEYACIRYQ is encoded by the exons ATGACACTCGAGCGTGCACTCAGGATGCTGAAGCGCTTTGCCATGCGGCTGCTGCTCGTGCTTCCTCTCGTCGTCGCGG GCATCAACGGTGACAGCGACACGCTCGGTGTGGAGTTGACGTTTTCATGCGCCAATTCGCTGTGCTATCACATTTGGAGATTTGCCGAGAGGAAAGTGAGCATTGACGTTGCAATAACGAGTAAAGCGGAGATGGTCGCGGGTGTCGACGACCAGGACGCAAAATGCACGGAGAAGCTCCGTCaggcggaagaaaatggacttCATTACTGCAAAATAACAGATGATGCCTTCACACCTCAAAACA attttccaGAGCTGAAAGTGGCGCCGGGCGACGCCATGTCTTTCCAGTGCATCCTACTGTCGCCCTTGACGCGGGGCCATTGCTCCAAACCGCGCCAGCTGGAAGCCCTCTTGACGTGGGTGGACCGGGCCGGCCTGGAGGTCCGGGACAACTCCAGTCATCGCGTCCGGCGAAAATCCCCGTGTGACGTCACCTTGACCGTCACCTTGCAAGCTTCCGGGCGCGAGGCCTTCAGGTGCCGGGCTCGCGTGGGAGCAAACACGTGGACTTCAGTGGAGATGCGAGTCCAAGTACCAG CTTTCAAAGGGAAGGGAAGAGGAGGCTTCAAATTAGAAGAAGTAGAACCTCATG GCGACAGACGCTTCCAGGTCGGCGTGGTGGCGGCGGTGTTGGCGTGCGCCGCACTGACCGCCTTGGCCGCCATGTTTGTTGTGGTCAGGCGACGAAAGGCATCGA ACCGGCCCGAGGCCTCCTGTCCCATAGCCAATATCAACCAT GTTCCGGATGATGTCGTTTACGCGGACGTCGTCCTCCCCGTTGCTGCGGAAACAGTATCTTTCTCTCAGGGCGAAGACACAGAATACGCCTGCATTCGATACCAGTAG